In Mustela nigripes isolate SB6536 chromosome 2, MUSNIG.SB6536, whole genome shotgun sequence, a single window of DNA contains:
- the ANKRD24 gene encoding ankyrin repeat domain-containing protein 24 isoform X4 — protein sequence MKTLRARFKKTESQEWGKSDERLLQAVESDDAARVAALITRKGLVPTKLDPEGKSAFHLAAMRGAASCLEVMLAHGANVMSTDGAGYNALHLAAKYGHPHCLKQLLQASCVVDIVDSSGWTALHHAAAGGCISCSEMLCSFKAHLNPRDRSGTTPLIIAAQMGHTDLCRLLLQQGAAANDQDLQGRTALMFACEGANPETVEVLLQGGAQPGITDALGQDAAHYGALAGDKLILHLLQEAAQRPSPPSEDDSGEASSQNSVSSHEKRGAPKKRKAPQPPASIPLPDDRDAYEEIVRLRQERGRLLQKIRGLEQHQERRKQELPEVEASSLHSLERQVQELQQLLAEKQEEKESLGREVESLQSRLSLLENERENTSYDVATLQDEEGELSDFPGAEALLSKQLSPSTQELLASLQEQVAALTRQNQELMEKVQILESFEKDEMEVNGSAEVVPLALYDSLRAEFDQLRRQHTEALRALERQGTLGAPGEEEAAVGEGTGTGIKTTRNGPMEMELTPAPGAKVNGAETTDEEATGVETVKAASVGAEATETKSTGAEATETKPTETEATETKPMDTEATETESTGIEATEPEALGKGGNPETKATGAEATKLEAEEAAMTAGGAGAAGAEPAGMETTRVEATAGAATAPRAPPGPVLHPGAAEAWEQLQAELETRIRGLEEALRQREREAAAELEAAHGKCQAAEAEAGRLRERVREAEGDGAAGGGGGDMVQLRAALEQAREDLRGRDARLRELEAASAWLDEARAGRLLAEEEARGLRAELARREEVRLEQSRELEVLREQLAAATAAGERQRAVAAELEHARDAAEARAAELAAACEEARRGLAELREASEALRQSAVPASEHHRLQEEALELRGRAASLEQEVVTTGKEAARLRAELERERVGGVARLEHERIVGALRADVARLEGQLEELGRRHEKTSAEVFQVQREALFMKSERHAAEAQLATAEQQLRGLRTEAERARQAQSRAQEALDMAKEKDKKITELSKEVFSLKEALKDQPGAQGTAEVEALQGQVKALQEQLKEAARDHSAVVALYRSHLLYAIQGQMDEDVQRILNQILQMQRLQAQGR from the exons GTTACAACGCCCTCCACCTGGCCGCCAAGTACGGGCACCCACATTGTTTGAAGCAGCTGCTACAG GCCTCCTGCGTGGTGGATATTGTGGACAGCAGTGGGTGGACAGCCCTGCATCATGCAG CGGCCGGCGGCTGCATCTCCTGCTCAGAAATGCTTTGCTCCTTCAAGGCACATCTGAATCCCCGAGATCGG TCAGGTACAACGCCCCTTATCATAGCAGCTCAGATGGGTCACACAGATTTGTGCCGCCTCCTCCTGCAGCAGGGGGCAGCAGCAAATGACCAGGACCTGCAGGGGAG GACAGCGCTGATGTTTGCCTGTGAGGGGGCCAACCCCGAAACAGTGGAGGTTCTGCTGCAAGGCGGGGCCCAGCCAGGCATCACCGACGCACTGGGCCAGGACGCTGCTCACTACGGTGCCCTAGCGGGGGACAAACTCATCCTGCATCTCTTGCAGGAGGCGGCACAGCGCCCCTCACCACCCAGTG AGGATGACTCGGGCGAGGCATCATCTCAG AACTCCGTGTCCAGCCATGAAAAGCGAGGGGCTCCCAAGAAGCGGAAGGCACCTCAGCCCCCTGCCAGCATCCCCCTGCCG GATGACCGAGATGCGTATGAGGAGATCGTGCGGCTGCGACAGGAGAGGGGCCGCCTGCTGCAGAAGATCCGGGGCCTGGAGCAGCACCAGGAACGGAGGAAGCAGGAG CTGCCAGAGGTAGAGGCCAGCTCCCTCCACAGCCTGGAGAGACAG GTACAAGAGCTGCAGCAGCTGCTGGCTGAGAagcaagaggagaaggagagccTGGGGCGGGAGGTGGAGAGTCTGCAGAGCCGGCTGTCCCTGCTggag aaTGAGCGGGAGAACACCAGCTACGATGTGGCCACTCTGCAGGATGAGGAGGGTGAACTGTCTGACTTTCCAG GGGCCGAGGCTCTGCTCTCCAAACAGCTAAGCCCctccacccaggagctcctggccTCACTGCAGGAGCAGGTGGCTGCACTCACCAGACAAAACCAGGAGCTGATGGAGAAGGtccag ATCCTGGAGAGCTTCGAGAAGGACGAGATGGAGGTGAACGGGTCGGCTGAGGTCGTCCCTCTGGCCCTCTATGACTCCCTTCGGGCTGAGTTCGACCAGCTCCGCAGGCAGCATACCGAGGCTCTGCGGGCACTGGAGCGACAGGGAACACTGGGGGCCcctggggaagaggaggcagcCGTGGGGGAGGGCACGGGCACGGGAATCAAGACCACCAGGAACGGGCCAATGGAAATGGAGCTCACCCCGGCTCCGGGAGCCAAAGTGAACGGAGCTGAGACCACAGACGAGGAGGCTACAGGAGTGGAAACTGTGAAGGCAGCTTCTGTGGGGGCTGAGGCCACAGAGACAAAATCCACGGGGGCTGAGGCCACAGAGACGAAACCCACGGAGACTGAGGCCACAGAGACAAAACCCATGGACACGGAAGCTACAGAAACAGAATCCACAGGGATCGAGGCCACAGAACCCGAGGCTCTGGGAAAGGGAGGAAATCCAGAAACAAAGGCCACGGGAGCAGAGGCCACAAAGCtggaagcagaggaagcagcaatGACTGCCGGCGGAGCAGGTGCTGCGGGGGCCGAGCCTGCGGGCATGGAGACCACGCGTGTGGAGGCCACGGCGGGGGCGGCCACAGCCCCAAGGGCCCCCCCGGGCCCCGTTCTCCACCCCGGGGCTGCGGAGGCCTGGGAAcagctgcaggcagagctggagacCAGGATCCGTGGCTTGGAGGAGGCGCTCCGGCAGCGGGAGCGGGAGGCGGCCGCCGAGCTGGAGGCGGCCCACGGCAAGTGCCAGGCAGCGGAGGCAGAGGCCGGCCGGCTCCGGGAGCGGGTGCGGGAGGCCGAGGGCGATGGAGCCgctgggggcggcggcggggacaTGGTCCAGCTGCGGGCCGCCCTGGAGCAGGCCCGGGAGGACCTCCGAGGCCGGGACGCCCGCCTCCGCGAGCTGGAAGCGGCCTCAGCCTGGCTGGACGAGGCCCGGGCGGGCCGGCTGCTGGCCGAGGAGGAGGCCCGGGGCCTGCGGGCAGAGCTGGCCCGGCGGGAGGAGGTGCGGCTGGAGCAGAGCCGGGAGCTGGAGGTGCTGCGGGAGCAGCTGGCCGCGGCCACGGCCGCCGGGGAGCGGCAGCGGGCCGTGGCCGCCGAGCTGGAACACGCACGGGATGCGGCCGAGGCCCGGGCGGCCGAGCTGGCCGCCGCCTGCGAGGAAGCCCGGCGGGGCCTGGCGGAGCTGCGCGAGGCGTCCGAGGCCCTGCGGCAGTCGGCGGTGCCGGCCTCCGAGCACCACCGGCTGCAGGAGGAGGCCCTTGAGCTGCGGGGCCGGGCCGCCAGCCTCGAGCAGGAGGTGGTGACCACGGGCAAGGAGGCTGCCCGGCTGCGGGCCGAGCTGGAGCGGGAGCGTGTGGGGGGCGTGGCCCGCCTGGAGCACGAGCGCATCGTGGGGGCCTTGCGAGCTGACGTGGCCCGGCTGGAGGGGCAGCTGGAGGAGCTGGGCCGGAGGCACGAGAAGACCAGCGCCGAGGTCTTCCAG GTCCAGAGGGAGGCGTTGTTCATGAAGAGCGAGCGGCACGCCGCCGAGGCCCAGCTGGCCACAGCAGAGCAGCAGCTGCGGGGGCTACGCACGGAGGCCGAGCGGGCACGCCAGGCCCAGAGTCGCGCCCAGGAGGCCCTGGACATGGCCaaggagaaggacaagaag ATCACAGAGCTCTCCAAGGAAGTCTTCAGTCTTAAGGAGGCCCTGAAGGACCAGCCGGGGGCCCAGGGCACCGCTGAGGTGGAGGCCCTCCAAGGCCAGGTCAAGGCCTTGCAGGAGCAGCTGAAG GAGGCTGCCAGGGACCACAGCGCAGTGGTGGCCTTGTACAGGAGCCACCTCCTGTACGCCATTCAG GGTCAAATGGATGAAGATGTGCAGAGGATCCTGAACCAGATCCTACAGATGCAAAGGCTCCAAGCTCAGGGCCGCTGA